The proteins below are encoded in one region of Campylobacter rectus:
- a CDS encoding nucleotide-binding domain-containing protein, whose product MDNEALPLNESLFYIQRSLHKNSNEIGISLNSLSHHQKPKWEISSIAKTDVGIKADYSWHGFRFKQIKSGEALNKKGKLRFEVNALTLNIKDYDIYWQITNTGYEAINANCLRGDFYNSKLEQGKRIRTEETCYAGRHYVEAYLVKNGICYGKSKPFEVNIIDGLTFEWFNTKKLGG is encoded by the coding sequence GTGGATAATGAAGCATTGCCTTTAAATGAGAGTTTGTTTTATATACAAAGAAGTTTGCACAAAAATAGTAACGAAATTGGAATTTCATTAAATTCTTTAAGTCATCATCAAAAACCTAAATGGGAAATATCAAGTATTGCTAAGACTGACGTAGGGATAAAAGCAGATTATAGTTGGCATGGTTTCAGATTTAAGCAAATAAAAAGTGGTGAAGCTTTGAATAAAAAAGGAAAACTTAGATTTGAAGTCAATGCACTTACACTTAATATAAAAGACTATGATATATACTGGCAAATAACCAATACTGGTTACGAAGCAATCAATGCAAATTGCTTAAGAGGAGACTTTTATAATTCTAAGCTTGAACAAGGAAAAAGAATAAGAACAGAAGAAACTTGCTATGCAGGTAGACATTATGTTGAGGCGTATTTAGTAAAAAATGGTATTTGTTATGGGAAAAGTAAACCTTTTGAAGTTAATATAATTGATGGTCTTACTTTTGAGTGGTTTAATACCAAAAAACTAGGAGGGTAG
- a CDS encoding nucleotidyltransferase domain-containing protein, whose amino-acid sequence MSLTKYSPDIYLQGSIKLGTAIKPLTEDGAYDIDIVCNMTKKRRHHQTQRELKDELGKAVKNYSLKHGMENFPKESNRCWTLNYVDESNFHIDILPAVPWNDIDDGNIAISDKRSDNYDDITFDWEVSNPKGYSEWFKKQSDFKTIKESYAKQFYAKIEEIPDYKIKTPLQRIIQLLKRHAEVMFADDMEYKPSSIIITTLAAKNLS is encoded by the coding sequence TTGAGCCTAACAAAATATAGTCCGGATATTTACCTACAAGGATCTATTAAGCTGGGAACAGCAATTAAACCTCTTACTGAAGACGGGGCGTATGATATAGATATTGTTTGCAACATGACTAAAAAAAGAAGACATCATCAGACTCAAAGAGAATTAAAAGACGAACTTGGAAAAGCAGTTAAAAATTACTCGTTAAAGCATGGTATGGAAAATTTTCCAAAAGAAAGCAATAGGTGTTGGACATTAAATTATGTAGATGAATCAAATTTTCATATAGATATCTTACCTGCAGTTCCTTGGAATGATATAGATGATGGAAATATTGCAATTTCAGATAAAAGAAGTGATAACTATGATGATATAACATTTGACTGGGAAGTTAGTAACCCTAAAGGATATTCTGAGTGGTTTAAAAAACAAAGTGATTTTAAAACAATAAAAGAATCATATGCAAAACAATTTTATGCAAAGATAGAAGAAATTCCAGATTATAAAATAAAAACTCCATTACAAAGAATTATACAATTGTTAAAGAGACATGCAGAAGTTATGTTTGCAGATGATATGGAATATAAACCATCTTCTATTATAATTACAACCTTGGCTGCAAAAAATTTATCCTGA
- a CDS encoding SMODS-associated NUDIX domain-containing protein: protein MIENIGINLISSGICFLIGVFVANYRRIGLFVKSLIHWNKDIRFSIAYLYKIKIDNKYLLIKGNKIEQLQPVGGGVYKVYSSFNVIERKLNINFENERGFYEDGDLRFCTKGKNINKVLKWFKSRENREVAVYREFYEEIIKNNILPIKVLSDMSIEFLKQIRPKMTYSKHFKKNEILLFDIYEIHLTDKYREILCEYIEKENDLIKLVDREDIEKECVDISGKSFKIGAHSQYII, encoded by the coding sequence ATGATAGAAAATATAGGAATTAATTTGATTAGTAGTGGAATTTGTTTTTTGATTGGTGTATTTGTAGCTAATTATAGAAGAATAGGGTTGTTTGTAAAATCACTGATACATTGGAATAAAGATATTAGGTTTAGCATTGCATATCTATATAAAATAAAAATAGACAATAAATATCTTTTAATCAAAGGAAATAAAATAGAACAATTGCAGCCTGTAGGGGGGGGAGTGTATAAAGTTTATAGCTCTTTTAATGTAATTGAAAGAAAACTGAATATTAACTTTGAAAATGAAAGAGGTTTTTATGAGGATGGCGATTTAAGATTTTGTACTAAAGGTAAAAATATTAATAAAGTATTAAAGTGGTTTAAAAGTAGAGAAAATAGAGAGGTAGCTGTATATAGAGAATTTTATGAAGAAATTATAAAGAATAATATATTACCTATCAAAGTACTAAGTGATATGAGTATAGAATTTTTAAAGCAAATAAGGCCTAAAATGACTTATTCTAAGCACTTTAAAAAGAATGAGATATTATTATTTGATATTTATGAGATTCATTTAACGGATAAATACAGAGAGATATTATGTGAATATATAGAAAAAGAAAATGATTTAATTAAACTTGTGGATAGAGAAGATATTGAAAAGGAATGTGTTGATATAAGTGGAAAATCATTTAAAATAGGAGCGCATTCCCAATATATTATTTAA
- a CDS encoding S8 family peptidase, producing MNRVLELKGKRFVQASKNGMRGGIAMNGKIEVTTEHLLRLKSQLSQIKEFWDKETKPFEGILVSVHYNKIVAKSNRIAGLFKGTASNEAIVGAKFNIDKSKHIITYFLDEYDLTKSIELITDTSNILSQKFVGKISKNIFEDKNIVNPTVFKDFSVSMSIFKQVIADVSYIDSFEVELPTIDVKQSIITLYDVRKDTKLLFERLGIDILSSRILDNQTVYLDEKQVELLFEKAPYLVSMATVDLSSLSPDDFINEYQTKMVTIPSPTIEPTIGVIDTLFDESVYFSDWVEYHDMVSEDIPKNPKDYNHGTAVSSIIVDGARLNPWLDDGCGRFKVRHFGVAVGAEFSSFSIIKKIKSIVINNSDIKVWNISLGSNLEINDNFISAEAATLDKIQFENNVIFVVAGTNKPSADIVKIGSPADSVNSIVVNSVSKNGLSTKYARKGLVLSFFAKPDVSYYGGSEEKYIRVCEPLGAASVAGTSYAAPWIARKLSYLIDVLGLNREVAKAMIIDAARGWDEKPTPEEVALYGHGVVPIHINDIIQTKDDEIKFVVSDISEKWNTYNYHFPVPLKDNKYPYIAKATMCYFPLCDRSQGVDYTNTELNLHFGRMGDDNKIKDIKGDKQNVEDISEVERNYLLEDEARKQFRKWDNVKYIAESATKRMIPKDSYKNKNWGMEVKTNNRLDPQDGVGVRFGVVVTLKEMNGVNRIDEFIRSCTLNGWLVNVIDVVNRVDIHQKVNEEIEFE from the coding sequence GTGAATAGGGTATTAGAATTGAAAGGGAAACGCTTTGTGCAAGCCAGTAAAAATGGTATGCGTGGCGGTATAGCTATGAACGGGAAAATAGAAGTTACCACAGAACATTTATTAAGATTAAAATCTCAGTTAAGCCAGATTAAAGAATTTTGGGATAAAGAAACAAAGCCATTTGAAGGGATTTTAGTTAGTGTTCATTATAATAAAATTGTTGCGAAAAGTAATCGAATTGCAGGACTTTTTAAAGGGACGGCTTCTAATGAAGCAATTGTTGGAGCAAAATTTAATATAGATAAGAGTAAACACATCATCACATATTTTCTTGATGAGTATGATTTGACTAAAAGCATAGAGTTGATTACAGATACTTCAAATATATTGTCTCAAAAATTTGTAGGTAAGATCAGCAAGAATATATTTGAAGATAAAAATATTGTTAATCCAACAGTTTTTAAAGATTTTTCTGTAAGTATGTCTATATTTAAACAGGTGATTGCAGATGTATCATATATTGATTCTTTTGAGGTAGAGTTGCCTACGATAGATGTAAAACAGAGCATTATAACTTTGTATGATGTAAGAAAAGATACAAAATTATTATTTGAAAGATTAGGGATAGATATTTTAAGTAGCAGAATTTTAGATAATCAAACTGTTTACTTAGACGAAAAGCAGGTAGAACTACTTTTCGAAAAAGCACCTTATCTTGTTTCAATGGCAACCGTTGATTTGTCAAGTTTATCACCTGATGATTTTATCAATGAGTATCAAACAAAAATGGTAACTATACCATCTCCAACTATTGAACCGACAATTGGTGTGATAGATACTTTATTCGATGAAAGTGTTTATTTTAGCGATTGGGTTGAATACCATGATATGGTCTCAGAAGATATACCAAAAAATCCAAAAGATTATAATCATGGGACAGCAGTGTCTTCCATTATTGTTGATGGAGCAAGATTAAATCCTTGGTTAGATGATGGTTGTGGAAGGTTCAAAGTTAGGCATTTTGGAGTAGCGGTAGGTGCTGAATTTTCTTCATTTTCAATAATAAAGAAAATAAAGAGTATTGTAATAAATAATTCAGATATAAAAGTTTGGAATATTTCACTTGGTAGTAATCTGGAAATTAATGATAACTTTATTTCTGCTGAAGCTGCAACATTAGATAAAATTCAGTTTGAAAATAATGTGATATTTGTTGTGGCAGGAACAAATAAACCAAGTGCAGATATAGTAAAAATAGGCTCTCCGGCAGATTCTGTTAATAGCATAGTTGTAAATTCAGTTAGTAAGAATGGTCTGTCTACTAAATATGCTCGTAAAGGATTAGTATTATCTTTCTTTGCAAAGCCTGATGTGAGCTATTATGGTGGCAGTGAAGAAAAGTACATTAGGGTTTGTGAACCTTTAGGGGCTGCGAGTGTTGCTGGTACTTCTTATGCTGCACCTTGGATTGCAAGAAAATTATCCTATTTAATTGATGTCTTAGGGCTCAATAGAGAAGTTGCAAAAGCTATGATTATTGATGCGGCAAGAGGCTGGGATGAAAAGCCGACCCCTGAGGAAGTTGCATTATATGGGCATGGAGTTGTACCTATTCATATAAATGATATTATCCAAACGAAAGATGATGAAATAAAATTTGTAGTCTCAGATATAAGTGAAAAGTGGAATACTTATAATTATCATTTTCCCGTTCCTTTAAAGGATAATAAATATCCGTATATTGCAAAAGCTACTATGTGTTATTTTCCTTTATGTGATAGATCACAAGGGGTCGACTATACAAATACGGAGCTTAATTTGCATTTTGGTAGAATGGGAGATGATAATAAGATCAAGGATATTAAGGGTGATAAGCAGAATGTTGAAGATATATCAGAGGTGGAAAGAAATTATCTTTTAGAGGATGAAGCCAGAAAACAGTTTAGAAAATGGGATAATGTGAAGTATATTGCAGAAAGTGCCACAAAAAGAATGATACCAAAAGATTCTTATAAAAATAAAAATTGGGGGATGGAAGTAAAGACAAATAACCGATTAGATCCTCAAGATGGCGTAGGAGTTAGGTTTGGTGTTGTTGTAACACTCAAAGAAATGAATGGAGTTAATAGAATTGATGAATTTATCAGAAGTTGTACATTAAATGGTTGGTTAGTAAATGTAATCGATGTTGTTAATAGAGTAGATATTCATCAAAAAGTGAATGAAGAGATTGAATTTGAATAG
- a CDS encoding ATP-binding protein: MKKQNVLNLIKYHVERNENSFRNEAIAIARYFDSIGDYQLSEYIMGLISESNLYSPQSSDFESEFLKQVETRNLEALNLPLEITEDIKGIINAVNHNVGINKFLFEGLPGSGKTEAAKNVARLLDRSLFRVDFENLIDSKLGQTNKNIIKVFKEINMIPNANKIVVLFDEIDVIALDRINSNDIREMGRVTSTILRELDRLTDLNKEIVLIATTNLYSNFDKALIRRFDAVINFNRYSDEDLIEVAEYYFSSFIKNFKGTSKDTRLFKKILKTAPKLPYPGELKNIIKTSLAFSDVGSEYDYLKRLYNSLIGNLDQKGINQLHEEGFTVREIEKLKGESKSAVSRKLKKEEVDSE; the protein is encoded by the coding sequence ATGAAAAAACAAAATGTTTTGAATTTAATAAAATACCATGTGGAAAGGAACGAAAATTCCTTTAGAAATGAGGCCATAGCAATAGCAAGGTATTTTGATAGCATTGGTGATTATCAATTATCTGAATATATTATGGGGTTAATATCTGAATCAAATTTATATTCGCCACAGAGTAGCGACTTTGAAAGCGAATTTTTAAAACAAGTGGAAACAAGAAACTTAGAGGCGTTAAATTTACCACTTGAAATAACAGAAGACATAAAAGGTATTATTAATGCCGTAAACCATAATGTTGGGATTAATAAATTTTTATTTGAGGGTTTACCGGGAAGTGGAAAAACAGAAGCAGCGAAAAATGTCGCAAGACTGTTAGATAGATCTCTTTTTAGAGTGGATTTTGAAAATTTGATAGATAGCAAGTTGGGGCAGACTAATAAAAACATCATAAAAGTCTTTAAAGAAATAAATATGATTCCAAATGCGAATAAGATAGTAGTTTTATTTGATGAGATTGATGTTATCGCTCTGGATAGAATTAATTCTAATGATATTAGAGAAATGGGAAGAGTAACATCTACAATTTTAAGAGAATTAGATAGATTAACAGATCTTAATAAAGAAATAGTGCTTATTGCAACAACTAATCTATATTCAAATTTTGATAAAGCATTAATTAGGAGATTTGATGCGGTTATTAATTTCAATAGGTATAGTGATGAAGATTTAATAGAAGTTGCTGAGTATTATTTTTCTTCGTTTATCAAGAATTTTAAAGGAACATCAAAGGATACCAGATTATTTAAAAAAATATTAAAGACAGCTCCGAAATTACCTTATCCTGGAGAGTTAAAAAATATTATAAAAACATCACTTGCGTTTAGTGATGTTGGTTCAGAGTATGATTATTTGAAAAGATTATATAATAGCTTGATAGGGAACTTAGATCAAAAGGGTATCAATCAGCTTCACGAAGAAGGATTTACTGTGAGAGAAATAGAAAAACTAAAAGGGGAATCTAAGAGTGCTGTATCAAGAAAGTTAAAGAAGGAGGAAGTAGATAGTGAATAG
- a CDS encoding single stranded DNA-binding domain-containing protein has product MEKGINDESVLDKLYDAYMANDTINLLHEDFDYMIEDLREQGQIKDLPYFKEEKDNLVNIVGNIVGKVDVIERENKNGEAFKVVNFSVVSKDDEENKVYHNCSAYGEKSDILKDFKQGDFVKLFGQLRTSIDDNGREHSN; this is encoded by the coding sequence ATGGAAAAAGGGATTAACGACGAAAGTGTCTTGGATAAGCTATATGATGCTTATATGGCAAATGACACCATCAATCTGCTTCATGAAGATTTCGATTACATGATTGAGGATTTAAGGGAACAGGGACAGATAAAAGACCTGCCCTATTTTAAAGAGGAAAAAGATAACCTTGTCAATATTGTCGGGAATATTGTAGGCAAGGTCGATGTCATTGAAAGAGAAAACAAGAACGGAGAAGCCTTTAAGGTGGTGAATTTTTCCGTTGTATCCAAAGATGATGAGGAAAATAAGGTATATCATAATTGCTCCGCCTACGGCGAAAAGAGTGATATTCTAAAGGATTTTAAACAGGGAGATTTCGTAAAGTTATTCGGACAGCTTAGAACCTCTATTGATGATAACGGCAGAGAACATAGCAATTAA
- a CDS encoding WG repeat-containing protein → MIRLGGFSGGLATVKKDGKYGYINTKGNFVVNDENGNRIEISGKFDEAYSFTEDLAVVKKDGKYGYINTKGEQVIEFKFDNAYSFTEDLAVVKKDGKYGYINTKGEQVIECKFDYAYSFKEGLATVKNNYSYSYFTINTKGNFVVNDENGNRIEISGKFDEAYSFTEDLAVVKKDGKYGYINTKGEQVIEFKFDEAYSFTEDLAIVKKDGKYGYINTKGEQIIECEFDEVGYFIEGLAAVKKDGKWGYINIKGEWVIECKFGYAHDFKKGLTEVMKDGQWVVINTKGNFIVFDEDNNQIEVIKEVSDKSGNVFLLSKSDDKFGLLDANYNVLIKNKLYGEFEVVQRMNENTFLIKMAEKEFFIDSNGDFK, encoded by the coding sequence TTGATTCGGTTGGGGGGTTTTAGTGGAGGCTTGGCTACAGTTAAAAAAGACGGCAAATACGGATACATAAACACCAAAGGAAATTTTGTAGTTAATGACGAGAATGGAAATCGGATAGAAATATCGGGCAAATTTGATGAAGCCTATAGCTTTACTGAAGACTTAGCTGTAGTAAAAAAAGACGGTAAATACGGATACATAAACACCAAAGGCGAGCAGGTCATAGAGTTTAAATTTGATAATGCCTATAGCTTTACTGAAGACTTAGCTGTAGTAAAAAAAGACGGTAAATACGGATACATAAACACCAAAGGCGAGCAGGTCATAGAGTGTAAATTTGACTATGCCTACAGCTTCAAAGAAGGCTTAGCCACAGTTAAAAATAACTATAGTTATAGTTATTTTACAATCAACACCAAAGGAAATTTTGTAGTTAATGACGAGAATGGAAATCGGATAGAAATATCGGGCAAATTTGATGAAGCCTATAGCTTTACTGAAGACTTAGCTGTAGTAAAAAAAGACGGTAAATACGGATACATAAACACCAAAGGCGAGCAGGTCATAGAGTTTAAATTTGATGAAGCCTATAGCTTTACTGAAGACTTAGCTATAGTAAAAAAAGACGGTAAATACGGATACATAAACACCAAAGGCGAGCAGATTATAGAGTGTGAATTTGATGAGGTTGGGTATTTTATCGAAGGCTTGGCTGCAGTTAAAAAAGACGGCAAATGGGGATACATAAACATCAAAGGCGAGTGGGTTATAGAGTGCAAGTTTGGTTATGCTCATGACTTCAAAAAGGGCTTGACTGAAGTCATGAAAGACGGTCAATGGGTTGTCATCAACACTAAAGGAAATTTTATAGTGTTTGACGAAGACAATAATCAAATAGAAGTCATAAAAGAAGTTTCAGATAAATCAGGCAATGTCTTCTTGCTGTCAAAAAGCGATGATAAATTTGGGCTTTTGGACGCAAACTATAACGTTCTCATAAAAAATAAACTCTACGGCGAATTTGAAGTAGTGCAAAGAATGAATGAAAATACGTTTTTAATAAAGATGGCGGAGAAGGAGTTTTTTATAGATAGCAACGGCGACTTTAAGTAA
- a CDS encoding WG repeat-containing protein, giving the protein MLDFLKSLFGVQEEKRPAKVIVVKAARSPIASKTNNSTIKKTDTVKADNVNKPNEKLFVNEIDDKYGYVNAKGEQVIECKFDEAYSFTEDLAVVKKDGKYGYINTKGEQIIECKFDLVRSFSEGLARVKKDSKYGYINIKGNFVVNDENGNRIEISGKFDEAYSFTEDLAVVKKDGKYGYINTKGEQVIECKFDSVGGF; this is encoded by the coding sequence ATGCTTGATTTTTTAAAATCGCTATTTGGAGTACAAGAAGAAAAAAGGCCCGCAAAAGTAATCGTTGTAAAAGCCGCCAGAAGTCCAATCGCTAGTAAAACAAATAATTCTACGATTAAAAAAACGGATACCGTTAAGGCGGACAATGTAAATAAGCCGAATGAGAAGTTATTTGTAAATGAGATAGATGACAAATACGGATACGTAAACGCCAAAGGCGAGCAGGTTATAGAGTGCAAATTTGATGAAGCCTATAGCTTTACTGAAGACTTAGCTGTAGTAAAAAAAGACGGTAAATACGGATACATAAACACCAAAGGCGAGCAGATTATAGAGTGTAAATTTGATTTGGTTCGTAGTTTTAGCGAAGGCTTAGCCAGAGTTAAAAAAGATAGTAAATACGGATACATAAACATCAAAGGAAATTTTGTAGTTAATGACGAGAATGGAAATCGGATAGAAATATCGGGCAAATTTGATGAAGCCTATAGCTTTACTGAAGACTTAGCTGTAGTAAAAAAAGACGGTAAATACGGATACATAAACACCAAAGGCGAGCAGGTCATAGAGTGTAAATTTGATTCGGTTGGGGGGTTTTAG
- a CDS encoding AAA family ATPase, producing the protein MREHKDISIDANLDIDELRGIVKNNYGIKKIEIKVRSGLHQDFFKQDIFILINSKEYARIRPFYNRNTPLDDFAIFKNMNMAFSIDFFMMEFDKEHPFIKTVKDITDYNENDEDVSETIMDDKGCICGKNGEGMYAWYGEQIKHKNIHDILTEFDKSKGIGALLGNVALCIFQGLNNYRYKEAIQYFSPLRFYPERKDLVFDKFSDTVSYDKVHSSKEIWQKILLDKDSREKLNVWLSDDKKLKSTYKIEVEKFYKVDDPKNVKELVEPDIQELKFLDLRTGVFVSPRDMGLGISQSLPILASCMALDNSSIFIEQPELHLHPAVQCEMADEFIRSKNNNKNNFFIETHSEHILLRIMRRLRYSSEGKINKNDELYITPDDICLLYVDNNGKKTYIKELGLDEDGVLLDAWPNGFFEEGYKERFE; encoded by the coding sequence ATGCGAGAACATAAAGACATAAGCATAGACGCTAACCTAGATATAGACGAACTAAGAGGCATAGTTAAGAATAACTATGGTATAAAAAAAATAGAAATAAAAGTCAGATCAGGGCTACATCAAGACTTCTTTAAACAAGATATATTTATATTGATTAATTCTAAAGAATATGCAAGAATACGACCTTTTTATAATCGAAATACACCATTAGATGATTTTGCGATTTTTAAGAATATGAATATGGCATTTTCTATTGATTTTTTTATGATGGAGTTTGATAAAGAGCATCCCTTTATAAAAACAGTAAAAGATATCACAGATTATAATGAAAACGATGAAGATGTTAGCGAAACAATTATGGACGATAAAGGCTGTATATGCGGTAAAAATGGAGAAGGTATGTATGCATGGTATGGAGAACAAATAAAACACAAAAACATACACGATATCTTAACCGAATTTGATAAAAGTAAAGGTATCGGCGCTTTGCTTGGAAATGTAGCTCTTTGTATATTCCAAGGACTTAACAACTATAGATACAAGGAAGCTATACAATATTTCTCTCCGCTTAGATTTTATCCCGAGAGAAAAGACCTTGTCTTTGATAAATTTAGCGACACGGTAAGCTACGACAAGGTGCATTCCAGTAAAGAGATATGGCAAAAGATTCTACTTGATAAAGACTCAAGAGAAAAACTTAACGTATGGCTATCGGACGACAAAAAGCTAAAATCAACCTACAAGATAGAAGTAGAAAAATTTTATAAAGTCGACGATCCTAAAAATGTAAAGGAATTAGTAGAGCCGGATATTCAAGAGCTAAAATTTTTGGATTTAAGAACAGGGGTGTTTGTGAGCCCTAGGGATATGGGGCTTGGGATATCCCAGTCTTTGCCGATACTGGCTAGTTGTATGGCCCTTGATAACAGCAGTATCTTTATAGAACAACCCGAACTACATCTACACCCTGCTGTTCAGTGTGAGATGGCGGATGAGTTTATACGGTCTAAAAACAATAACAAAAATAATTTTTTTATAGAAACGCACAGTGAGCATATACTGCTTCGTATTATGAGAAGGTTAAGGTACTCTAGCGAAGGTAAAATAAATAAAAACGATGAACTGTACATAACTCCTGACGATATATGTTTGCTTTATGTCGACAACAACGGCAAGAAGACATACATCAAAGAGCTTGGGCTCGACGAGGATGGAGTCTTACTTGATGCTTGGCCTAATGGCTTTTTTGAAGAGGGATACAAAGAGAGGTTCGAGTAA
- a CDS encoding AAA family ATPase, with protein MVKVGFNNFKAFGENLLKFSDKPITLVYGPNSSGKSSFLHAMLYREYL; from the coding sequence ATGGTAAAAGTGGGATTTAATAACTTTAAGGCATTTGGAGAAAATTTGCTGAAATTTTCAGATAAGCCGATAACTTTAGTATATGGTCCCAACAGCTCTGGAAAATCAAGCTTTTTGCATGCCATGCTATATAGAGAATATCTTTAG